From Cataglyphis hispanica isolate Lineage 1 chromosome 3, ULB_Chis1_1.0, whole genome shotgun sequence, a single genomic window includes:
- the LOC126848272 gene encoding lipopolysaccharide-induced tumor necrosis factor-alpha factor-like, with the protein MEQPPSYPPPPLPQQPNIITTSQGFGSHSQHLICPHCHANISTRVETEANAGAYLIGIFFCICICIAFICMHATHNVSPPDSSCHPYSCDCCLETKHYCPECGSYLGSSNNC; encoded by the exons ATGGAGCAGCCACCGTCATATCCTCCACCACCATTGCCACAACAACCAA ATATCATTACAACGAGCCAAGGTTTTGGATCACACTCACAACATTTGATATGTCCACATTGCCATGCTAACATATCCACGCGAGTAGAGACGGAAGCGAATGCAGGAGCATATTTgataggaatatttttttgtatttgcat ATGCATCGCCTTCATATGTATGCATGCAACACATAATGTTAGTCCACCAGATTCTAGCTGCCATCCTTATTCTTGTGACTGTTGCTTGGAAACGAAACATTATTGTCCAGAATGCGGCTCTTATCTCGGATCGTCCAATAATTGTTAA